In the Gopherus flavomarginatus isolate rGopFla2 chromosome 6, rGopFla2.mat.asm, whole genome shotgun sequence genome, one interval contains:
- the DNASE1L3 gene encoding deoxyribonuclease gamma isoform X1: MFCISLFLLFFFNATLSIKICSFNVRSFGEAKRARPEVLDVIVKVISRCDIMLLMEIKDNSNKICPLLIENLNGQYQEEYDYVISKRLGRKSYKEQYAFIYRSNVVSVKQTYQYPDIQPGDVDAFSREPFVVWFKSPKTVVKEFVIIPQHTTPETAVREIDELYDVYLDVKQRWKSKNFIFMGDFNADCGYVPKKHWKNIRLRTHSEFVWLIGDKNDTTVRNSTNCAYDRIVIHGEKLISAVVPNSADIIDFQKAFGMTEEQALEVSDHFPVVFELKTTQSFLNGPRSLAAKKRKTRTLHHLSS, translated from the exons ATGTTCTGCATCtctttatttttgcttttctttttcaatGCAACTCTGAGCATAAAAATCTGCTCCTTCAATGTGAGGTCTTTCGGAGAAGCAAAAAGGGCCAGACCTGAAGTCTTAGATGTTATTGTAAAG GTTATTTCTCGCTGTGACATCATGCTACTGATGGAAATAAAGGACAACAGCAACAAGATATGCCCTCTTTTAATAGAAAATCTCAATGG TCAGTACCAAGAAGAATATGACTACGTGATCAGTAAAAGGTTAGGAAGAAAGTCCTATAAGGAACAATATGCTTTTATCTATAG ATCAAATGTGGTGTCAGTGAAGCAAACCTATCAGTATCCAGATATTCAGCCTGGAGATGTAGATGCTTTTTCTAGAGAACCCTTTGTTGTCTGGTTCAAGTCTCCAAAAACTG TTGTTAAAGAATTTGTGATAATCCCTCAACACACCACACCTGAAACAGCTGTGCGGGAAATTGATGAGCTCTACGATGTGTATTTAGACGTCAAACAGCGCTGGAAATCTAAG AACTTCATcttcatgggggacttcaatgcTGACTGTGGTTATGTTCCAAAGAAGCACTGGAAGAACATTAGGCTGAGAACTCACTCTGAGTTTGTGTGGCTAATTGGCGACAAAAATGACACAACAGTTAGGAACAGCACAAACTGTGCATATGACAG AATTGTGATCCACGGTGAAAAGCTCATCAGCGCTGTTGTCCCAAACTCAGCTGATATCATTGATTTTCAAAAGGCCTTTGGAATGACTGAAGAGCAG GCTCTGGAAGTTAGTGATCACTTTCCAGTAGTGTTTGAGCTTAAAACTACCCAGAGTTTCCTCAACGGACCAAGATCACTTgctgcaaagaaaagaaaaacaagaactCTCCACCATTTGTCGTCCTAG
- the DNASE1L3 gene encoding deoxyribonuclease gamma isoform X2: MAQEWKFSQQRRVISRCDIMLLMEIKDNSNKICPLLIENLNGQYQEEYDYVISKRLGRKSYKEQYAFIYRSNVVSVKQTYQYPDIQPGDVDAFSREPFVVWFKSPKTVVKEFVIIPQHTTPETAVREIDELYDVYLDVKQRWKSKNFIFMGDFNADCGYVPKKHWKNIRLRTHSEFVWLIGDKNDTTVRNSTNCAYDRIVIHGEKLISAVVPNSADIIDFQKAFGMTEEQALEVSDHFPVVFELKTTQSFLNGPRSLAAKKRKTRTLHHLSS; encoded by the exons atgGCCCAGGAGTGGAAGTTCTCACAGCAGAGAAGG GTTATTTCTCGCTGTGACATCATGCTACTGATGGAAATAAAGGACAACAGCAACAAGATATGCCCTCTTTTAATAGAAAATCTCAATGG TCAGTACCAAGAAGAATATGACTACGTGATCAGTAAAAGGTTAGGAAGAAAGTCCTATAAGGAACAATATGCTTTTATCTATAG ATCAAATGTGGTGTCAGTGAAGCAAACCTATCAGTATCCAGATATTCAGCCTGGAGATGTAGATGCTTTTTCTAGAGAACCCTTTGTTGTCTGGTTCAAGTCTCCAAAAACTG TTGTTAAAGAATTTGTGATAATCCCTCAACACACCACACCTGAAACAGCTGTGCGGGAAATTGATGAGCTCTACGATGTGTATTTAGACGTCAAACAGCGCTGGAAATCTAAG AACTTCATcttcatgggggacttcaatgcTGACTGTGGTTATGTTCCAAAGAAGCACTGGAAGAACATTAGGCTGAGAACTCACTCTGAGTTTGTGTGGCTAATTGGCGACAAAAATGACACAACAGTTAGGAACAGCACAAACTGTGCATATGACAG AATTGTGATCCACGGTGAAAAGCTCATCAGCGCTGTTGTCCCAAACTCAGCTGATATCATTGATTTTCAAAAGGCCTTTGGAATGACTGAAGAGCAG GCTCTGGAAGTTAGTGATCACTTTCCAGTAGTGTTTGAGCTTAAAACTACCCAGAGTTTCCTCAACGGACCAAGATCACTTgctgcaaagaaaagaaaaacaagaactCTCCACCATTTGTCGTCCTAG
- the DNASE1L3 gene encoding deoxyribonuclease gamma isoform X3, with product MLLMEIKDNSNKICPLLIENLNGQYQEEYDYVISKRLGRKSYKEQYAFIYRSNVVSVKQTYQYPDIQPGDVDAFSREPFVVWFKSPKTVVKEFVIIPQHTTPETAVREIDELYDVYLDVKQRWKSKNFIFMGDFNADCGYVPKKHWKNIRLRTHSEFVWLIGDKNDTTVRNSTNCAYDRIVIHGEKLISAVVPNSADIIDFQKAFGMTEEQALEVSDHFPVVFELKTTQSFLNGPRSLAAKKRKTRTLHHLSS from the exons ATGCTACTGATGGAAATAAAGGACAACAGCAACAAGATATGCCCTCTTTTAATAGAAAATCTCAATGG TCAGTACCAAGAAGAATATGACTACGTGATCAGTAAAAGGTTAGGAAGAAAGTCCTATAAGGAACAATATGCTTTTATCTATAG ATCAAATGTGGTGTCAGTGAAGCAAACCTATCAGTATCCAGATATTCAGCCTGGAGATGTAGATGCTTTTTCTAGAGAACCCTTTGTTGTCTGGTTCAAGTCTCCAAAAACTG TTGTTAAAGAATTTGTGATAATCCCTCAACACACCACACCTGAAACAGCTGTGCGGGAAATTGATGAGCTCTACGATGTGTATTTAGACGTCAAACAGCGCTGGAAATCTAAG AACTTCATcttcatgggggacttcaatgcTGACTGTGGTTATGTTCCAAAGAAGCACTGGAAGAACATTAGGCTGAGAACTCACTCTGAGTTTGTGTGGCTAATTGGCGACAAAAATGACACAACAGTTAGGAACAGCACAAACTGTGCATATGACAG AATTGTGATCCACGGTGAAAAGCTCATCAGCGCTGTTGTCCCAAACTCAGCTGATATCATTGATTTTCAAAAGGCCTTTGGAATGACTGAAGAGCAG GCTCTGGAAGTTAGTGATCACTTTCCAGTAGTGTTTGAGCTTAAAACTACCCAGAGTTTCCTCAACGGACCAAGATCACTTgctgcaaagaaaagaaaaacaagaactCTCCACCATTTGTCGTCCTAG
- the LOC127053554 gene encoding protein ATP6V1FNB: protein MRGLLTTRDQHCWKELIEKEAFSRVSWKVKYGHKFPRLEPCSGPRRKCILPAICPPKEQEERLSPSRTQEEVTGFKKQGEGISLPRKQEDKDQEPLLKEMRPATPKTKHLLYQGISWEGQGRHLYLQERKLKNPEEKFHYPVLSSWEYGWRLGDVITEIKAPIHARSGIVKDTFYIRNGVFHHPSKSDKLS from the exons ATGAGGGGTCTGTTGACCACAAGGGACCAGCACTGCTGGAAGGAGTTGATTGAGAAAGAGGCTTTCAGCAGGGTCAGCTGGAAGGTGAAGTATGGGCACAAGTTCCCCAGGCTAGAGCCCTGCAGTGGCCCCAGGAGGAAATGTATTCTACCTGCTATTTGCCCTCCCAAGGAGCAGGAGGAGAGGCTCAGTCCCTCTAGGACCCAGGAGGAGGTAACTGGCTTTAAGAAGCAAGGGGAGGGAATAAGCCTCCCCAGGAAGCAGGAGGATAAGGATCAGGAGCCCCTTCTTAAGGAAATGAGACCTGCCACCCCCAAGACCAAGCATCTGCTGTACCAGGGCATCTCCTGGGAAGGCCAGGGAAGGCACCTGTACCTGCAGGAGAGAAAGCTGAAGAATCCTGAGGAGAAATTCCACTATCCAGTCCTGTCATCCTGGGAGTATGGCTGGCGCTTAG GAGATGTTATTACTGAAATCAAGGCTCCAATTCATGCCAGGTCTGGAATTGTAAAGGATACTTTCTACATCAGAAATGGAGTCTTCCATCATCCATCAAAAAGTGACAAGCTGTCGTGA